Genomic window (Pseudomonas sp. L5B5):
CAGGAGCAGGGCTACCTGAAGCTGCCGGGGCTGCTGACGGCCACCGCCATCGCGTCGTTGCGCCAGCTGGTGGACCAGCAGCTGCGCCCGGCCCAGGCAACCACTGGCGAGGGGTTCAGCCGCCTGACCCATCGCCTGGACCAGGACGGTATTCTCCGGCAACTCCAAGGTCAGCCGGCACTGGCCCAGATGCTGACCTACCTCACCGACAGCCGGCTGATCCTGTGTGAGGCCCAGGGCTTCGAGCTGGGCGTGGGGCGCTCGGGTTTCGCCTGGCACTACGACTCGCTGAACTTTCGCTACATCCGCCCCCAGGACCCGGCCTTCAGCCTGTGGCTGCCGTTGCAACCGGTGCGCCCCGAAGCCCAGGGCGGCGGCATGGCCTGGGTGCCGCTGTCGCTGTTCTCGGCCCAGGGCAACTTCCAGTTCTCGCGCCTGCTGGCACAGAAACTGGCCGAGGGCGAGCCGGTGGCCGAACTCTGCGCCCTGCTGCGCCAGACCTACGCCACCCCAGGCGCCCTAACCGACTGTTTCGAGCAGCAGCGTATCGAAGCAGCATTCGAACCCGGCGACGCCCTGCTGTTCAGCAAATACCTGTGGCACCGCTCCAGCCCCTTGCTGGCCGGTGAAGTGCAACGGCGCCAGGCGGTGACCCTGCGCCTGGTGGATGCCCAGGCCCGCCTGGACCCGCTGTTGCAGGACGGCGAGACCCGCACCACCGGAGGCCTGGGCATGGGCCAGGATCGCGGGGCACTCAAGCCGCTGTCCTACGGCTCGCGCTTCGTGGATATCCAGGCCGGCGACCTGCTCACCCGCTCGGCCCATTGCGGACCGCTGCTGTGAATCGCCCTAGACCTGTGGGGCGGTCCCCAGCAATACCGGCTGGTGCGTGCCGCACAGCTCCATGAGGTAGTCCCAGACCACCCGCAGGCGCACCGACTTGTGCAGTTCGCGGCGGGTGCTGATCCAGTAGGCGCGCTGGATGCTCTCGGTGGGCAGCAACGGCACCAGTTGCCGGTCCCTGGCGGCCATGTAGCACGGCAGCACGGCGATCCCCAGGCCGGAACGGGCCGCTTCCTGCTGGGCGATGACGCTGGTGCTGTGGAACACCACCTGGGGGTTGCGACAGAAACTGTTGAGGAACATCAGTTCCTGGCTGAACAGCAGGTCGTTGACGTAGCCGATCCAGGCATGGCGCCCGAGGTCCTCGCGGCTGCGCAACGGCGGTGCGCGATCCAGATAGGCCGCGCTGGCGTAAAGCGCCAGGCGGTAGTCGGTGAGCTTGCGGGTCACCAGCATGTCGGCGCTGGGCCGCTCGAGGTGGATGCTGATTTCCGCCTCGCGGTTGAGGATGCTGACGAACCGCGGCACCGCCACCAGCTCCACCTCCAGCCCCGGGTAGCGCTCGAACAGGCCACCCATGCGGCTGGCGAGGAACTTGACCCCCAGGCCCTCGGTGACGCCGACGCGGATCTTGCCCAGCAGCGCGCTGGACTGGGTGATTTCCTCCTGGGCCAGCAGTGCGACGTTCTCCATGGCCTCGGCGTGCTTGAGCAGCGCCTCGCCGGCCGGGGTCAGTTCATAGCCCTGGGCATGCTGGACGAACAGCGCGGTGCCCAGGGCCTTCTCCACCGCCTCGATGTGCCGCGCCACCGTGGCGTGGGTGGTGTTCAGGCGGCGCGCGGCGGTCAGCAGGCGCCCGCTGCGTTGCAGTTCGAGAAAAAAGCGCAGGTCGTTCCAGTCGAACATGGGGATTCCTTGCCGGTGCCGTGGGGCGAACGCTGTTAGAAAACGCACAGCGGGTGGGCAAAAACTAACATTCTTTTAACGAAAGCTAACAACTAGGATGAAGCACAAGGCTGCCGCGGATGACGGACAGCTGCTAATAAGAATCTGCCAACGAGGTCACGGATGCTTCCTGCCTTTGACGCTTACGACTACATCGTGGTCGGTGCCGGTCCCGCCGGCTGCCTGCTGGCCAATCGCTTGTCCGCCAACCCCGAGCACCGGGTGCTGCTGCTGGAAGCCGGTGGGCGCGACAACTACCCCTGGATCCACATTCCCGTCGGCTACCTGTTCTGCATCGGCAACCCGCGCACCGACTGGTGCTTCAAGACCGAGGCCGAGCCGGGCCTGCAGGGCCGCAGCCTGAGCTACCCGCGGGGCAAGGTGCTGGGGGGCTGCTCGTCGATCAACGGCATGATCTACATGCGCGGCCAGGCTGCCGACTACGATGGCTGGGCCGCCGAGGGCAACCCGGGCTGGAGCTGGAGCGAGGTCCTGGCGCTGTTCAAGAAGAGCGAGAACCACTTTGCAGGGGCCAGCCAGGTGCATGGCAGCACCGGTGAATGGCGGGTGGAGCGCCAGCGCCTGTCGTGGCCGATCCTCGATGCCTTTCGCAGCGCTGCCGAGCAGAGTGGCATCCCCAACATCGATGACTTCAACGGCGGCGACAACGAAGGTTGCGGCTACTTCCAGGTCAACCAGAAGGCCGGGGTGCGCTGGAACGCCGCCAAGGCCTTCCTCAAGCCCATTGCCCGGCGCCCCAACCTCACCGTGCTGACCGATGTCGAGGTCCAGCGGCTGATCCTCGAGGGCGGTCGCGCCACGGCGGTTCGCGCCATGGCCCAGGGACGCCTGCACAACTTCAAGGCCCGTCGGGAAATCATCCTCTGCGCCGGCTCCATCGGCTCGCCAAGCATCCTCCAGCGCTCCGGCATCGGCCCGGTGGCGCTCCTGCAACGCCTGGGTATCGGCGTCGCCCATGCCCTGCCCGGCGTGGGTGCGAACCTGCAGGACCACCTGCAACTGCGACTGATCTACAAACTGGACAACGCCCGTACCTTGAACCAGATCGCCGGCAGTCTCTGGGGCAAGATGGGCATGGGCCTGCGCTACCTGTACGACCGCAGCGGCCCGCTGTCCATGGCCCCCAGCCAGCTCGGCGCCTTTGCCCGGTCGGGCCCTGAACAGGCCACCGCCAACCTCGAATACCACGTGCAGCCGCTGTCCCTGGAACGCTTCGGCGAGCCGCTGCACAGCTTCCCGGCCTTCACTGCCTCGGTCTGCGACCTGCGCCCGCAAAGCCGTGGCCGGGTCGAGATTCGCTCGGTGGAAGCGGGCCAGGCACCGCTGATCCAGCCCAACTACCTGAGCCACCCGCAAGACCTGCAAGTGGCCGCCGATGCCATCCGCCTGACCCGGCGCATCGTCGCCGCCCCGGCCCTGCAAGCGTTCAGGCCCAGTGAATACCTGCCCGGTGCGCAATTGCAGAGCCAGGAGCAGTTGCATGAAGCCGCAGCGAAGATCGGCACCACCATCTTCCATCCGGTGGGCACCTGTCGCATGGGGCACGACGCCCAGGCCGTGGTGGACGCCCAACTGCGGGTGCATGGCATCGCCGGGTTGCGTATCGCCGATGCCTCGATCATGCCGCGCATCACCTCGGGCAACACCTGCTCGCCGACGCTGATGATCGCCGAGAAGGCCGCCGAGCTGATTCTTGCCACGACCACAAGGAGCACTACGCCGGAAAAACAGACCGCCTCTCCCGCCTGATTGTAGGAGCGAGGCTTGCCCGCGACAGAGCCAGCCGGCACGCCAGAGAGATCGAGCCGCCCACGCCGACGCTATCGCGAGCAAGCTTCGCTCCTACAGAGGCCGGTACAAAACCAGATAGCGACGCCACGCTGGCGCCGACAGTGGAACAACAAAAATAGTCACTGTGAGGGATATCGATATGTCGGAACATGCTCAAGCGATGGACGCCGCAGCCGTGGCGCCTACCAACAAGGAAAGCCAGAAGGTGATCTTCGCCTCGTCCCTCGGCACCGTCTTCGAGTGGTACGACTTCTTTCTCTACGGCGCCCTGGCGGCGGTGATCAGCAAGCAGTTCTTCGCCGGGGTCAACGACACCACGGCCTTCATCTTCGCCCTGATGGCCTTCGCCGCCGGCTTCGTGGTACGGCCCTTCGGGGCCCTGGTGTTCGGTCGCCTGGGGGACATGATCGGGCGCAAGTACACCTTTCTCGCCACCATCATCCTGATGGGCCTGGCCACCTTTGCCGTGGGCCTGTTGCCCAACTACGCCAGCATCGGCATCGCCGCGCCGATCATCCTGGTGGCCTTGCGCATGCTCCAGGGCCTGGCCCTGGGCGGCGAGTACGGCGGTGCCGCGACCTACGTGGCCGAGCACGCGCCCCAGGGCAAGCGCGGCCTGCACACCAGCTGGATCCAGTCCACCGCGACCCTGGGCCTGCTGCTTTCGCTGCTGGTGGTGCTGGGCTGCCGCTACTTCACTGGCGACCAGTTCGAGGTCTGGGGCTGGCGCCTGCCGTTCCTGCTGTCGATCGTGCTGCTGGGTATCTCCACCTGGATTCGCATGAGCCTGCACGAATCACCGGCCTTCCTGAAGATGAAAGAGGAAGGCCTCGCCAGCAAGGCGCCGATCCGCGAGTCCTTCGGCAAGTGGGAGAACCTCAAGGTGGTGCTGATCGCCCTGTTCAGCATCAATGCCGGGCAAGCAGTGACCTTCTACGCCGCGCAATTCTACGTGCTGTTCTTTCTCACCCAGTTCCTCAAGATGGACCCGGCCCTGGCCAACAGCCTGCTGATCATCAGCGTGGTGATCGGTGCGCCGATGTTCATCTTGTTCGGCTGGCTTTCGGACAAGATCGGCCGCAAGCCGGTGATGATGTTCGGCCTGCTGCTGGCCACGGCGCTGTACTTCCCGATCTTCAAGAGCCTGGCCCACTACGCCAACCCGGCCATCGACCAGGCCAGCCGCCAGGCGCCGATCGCCGTCACTGCCGACCCGGCCACCTGCACCTTCCAGTTCGACCCGGTGGGCAAGGCCCGCTTCGACAGCCCCTGCGACAAGGTCAAGACCTTCCTGGTGAAACAGGGCCTGCCCTACAGCAGCATTGCCGCCCCGGCTGGCAGTCCGGTGCAGGTCAGCGTCGGCGACGTGAAGATCGACGGTTTCGACGAGGCGGCCCTGCGTGGGGCGGTGACCCTGGCCGGCTACCCGCAACAGGCCGACAGCCAGAACGTCAACAAGGTCATGGTGGTCGCGCTGATCGTCGCCCTGATCCTGATCGCCGCCATGTGCTACGGCCCGCTGGCGGCGCTGATGGTCGAACTGTTCCCGACCCGCATCCGCTACACCTCGATGTCCCTGCCCTACCACATCGGCAACGGCTGGTTTGGCGGCTTCCTGCCCACCGTGTCCTTTGCCCTGGTGGTGTACACCGGCGACATCTTCTACGGCCTCTGGTACCCGGTGTTGATCACTGGGGCCAGCCTGGTGATCGGCCTGCTGTGCCTGAAGGAAACCCGTGACGTGGACATCCATCACCTCTGAAAGAAAGCCCGGGTCCTGGGACCCGGGCGCCTTGCCCCACCCTACTCGGGGACTCAGATGTTGTTGCAGCCCTTGGCGATGGAGTCCTCGTTGGAGGTGTAGGGGCGCGAGGGCTCCAGGTTCCACTCGGGCTTGTTGCGGGCGATGTTGAAGTGGCAGACCAGCTGGCGGCGCATGCTGCCCACCGTGCTGTCGCGGTTGTCCGGGTTGTTCTTCCACTGGGCATCGAGGTAGTGATCGCTGGCCAGTTCGTTGAAGAAGTTGTTGGTCTGGTTGTCCTGGACCTTGCGCCCGCAATCGGTGGGGATGACTTCCAGGGTCATGACCTTCTTGCCGAAGCCCGGGTCGTCACGCTCGATCCAGGCGGCACTCTGCACATAACGTTCGCAGCTGTTCTTCTCGGTGATGGGGTAGATCACCTGTTTCTTGTTGTCGTAGACAAAGCTCGCCTCCTGCTGGGGTGTCTGCGGCAGCTTCATGTTGATCACCGGCAGGTACTGCTGGACTGCCTTGTACCACTGGATCTGGTTCAGGCGCGCGCCTTCCAGGCCGCCCTCCTCGGTGTAGAACAGCGCCAGGATCGACGGCGACTGCGGCGGTTTTTCCTCCCACTTGGCCAGGCGCAGCTCGTTCTGGGTGCCGAAGGATTCGGCGGCGATCTGCGCCATGGAACGGATGCTCTGGTAGAACGCCGGGCCGGCGGCGGTGTTGCGCTCGTCACGCACATCGAAGGAGCACTGGCGCGAGTGATCGCCCCGGTTCTGCCGGTAGTTGGCGCCCCATTGCTCGGCGGTGGTCACACCAACCTCGTGGCAGAACTTCTCGACGCTGCCCGGGGTGCGCCGGGAGTCGGTGCACCCCTGCTGCTGGCGATCGTCGGTGGCGGCGTCGATGGGAAAGGAGCACAGCACGGCATAGTCCTGGTGATCCTTGGGGTTGCCGAAGATGGTGTCGAAGATGAAGCCGCTCTGCAGGCCGTAGGCCAGCTTGCGGAACTTGGAATCCTTGCGCAGGTAGGACGCCGAGACGCCGCCGCTGGCCTGGCTTTTGGGGCTGATGCTGTAGAACTGGTAGTCGGTGGAGGGCCAGGTGGCGCGAAACAGCACACCGGAGCAGAGGAACGCCGGCTTGGACGGGCCGCCACAGTCCTGGCGAGTGTCGTTGTACAGCTGATTGAGACGGGCCACCGTGTCGCTGCCCTGGTCGGCTTGGGCGGTGGGCAGCAGGCACAGGCCCGCCAGGCCCACGGCGAGAGAGAGTGAGGTGCTGGGTTTCATGGCATGACTTCCGTGTGGGGTGAAATCCATGGCCGGGCGCAAGTGCGACCGGCGCCAGCCAGAGGATAGAAGCACGACCTGGCGCCACCGGGGTTTTTCCGTCATCTGTCCCCGGTCGCCGCTGCCCGGCCGCGACGGTCTCCGGCTTGAACAAACCGCGGCTTTGCGCCACTGTCTGGGCCCCCTTGCGCTGGAGACCTCGCATGCTGTTCATCTTGCCCACCGTGGCCGCGCTGGCCCTGGTCCTGCTGTTCTGGCGACGCCAGAAAACCCTGGCGGTCCTGCGGCGCGAAGCCTTCATTCGCACCTTCAGCCTGCCGCCCGGATTGTTCGTGCCCCTGCGGGCCCGGCACCCGCAATTGACCCTCAAGGACTGCCAACTGGTGGCCCAGGGCTTGCGCCAGTTTTTCCTGGCGTATCTCAAAAGCGGCCAGCGTTATGTCTCTATGCCCTCCCAGGTGGTGGACGACCTGTGGCATGAGTTCATCCTCCACACCCGGGAGTACCAGGCGTTCTGCCACAAGGCGTTCGGCCAGTTCCTGCACCACACCCCGGCAGCGGCCCTGGGCCGCGATGCCGAACGCCAGAGCGACGACGGGCTGCGCCGAATCTGGCAGCAGGCCTGCCGCGAAGAGAACATCAACCCCGCCCAGCCTAGCCGCCTGCCGCTGCTGTTCGCCCTGGACACCAAGCTGAAGATCGCCCAGGGCTTCCACTACGTCGCCGACTGCCAGTCCCTGCGGCGCCAGGGCGACAGCAGCGCCGGCAGCACGGTGGTTCACTGCGGCAGCGACCTGCACAGCAGCTCCCTGGGCAGCGACTCGTCCCCCAGCAGTTCCAGCAGCTCCGACAGCGACAGCTCGCGCTTCGGCGGCGACGGTGGCAGCGACGCAGGGGGTGACAGCAGTGGTTGCGGAGGCGGGGGTTGTGGCGGAGGGGGCGGCGACTGAGCACCGGGGAAGCCGGTGGCGGTCGGGCTGCTACCGAGCAGCTGGCAGGCCCTGACCGGTAGTGTGGAAGCGGCGCATGGCGCGCCGCTTCCATTGGCTTGGGTCGATCAGGCGATGATGTCGGTCGTGGCCGCCTGGCCAACGATACCCACGGCAAAATCCGCCGTGCCGTGGCCGGTGAGGTCTACCAGCAGGCTGCTCTGGTTGGTGTCGGCGAAATAGCTGAGGATCGCATCGCCCGCATGCCCGGTGAAGGCATTGACGAAGTTCAGCGTTGCGCCGCCGGTCGCGAACTGCGGGATGCCGGTGAGGTCGATCTTGTCCTGGCCACTGGCGAAATCCATGATCCAGTCCGGCGCGTCAAAGGTGGAATCCGACGCCGCACCAAACACGAAGGTGTCAGCCCCTGCCCCGCCCCACAGGGTATCGCCACCGCCACCACCGTAGAGGATGTCGTTGCCGGCACCGCCTTCGAGGATGTTGGCCGCCGCATTGCCGATCAGCAGGTCGTTGCCGGAACCGCCAATGGCATTCTCCACGGTCACGCCATAGGCGATGGAGACGTTGCCCACCAGGCCGCCAACGTCGGAGAAGGAACCGGCGTTGAGGTTGATCTTCTGGTTATGAGTGAAACCCGAGAAATCCAGGGTGTCGTTGCCGCCGCCGTCCCAGACCGCGAACACCAGCTTGTCGCTGTTGGAGTGGGCGCTGTAGAAATCCCGTCCGGTGTTGGAGTTGAAGCCGTACACGGTGTCGTCGGCACGGGTCTGGTAGTTGGCGCCGTAGAGCTTCTGCACCGCGACGATGTCATCCACCAGCGGCGCCGAGGCATAGGCCCCGCTGCCATCCTTGGTGAAGCTCTGGCCGGTGTTGCTCTCGCTCCAGTAGCTCATCAGGCTGTAGCCACGGGTGTCCTGGGCGTAGCTGGCATCCTTGTAGGTAGGGTTGCCGTTGCCGGCGTTGTACGTTCCAGGATGGGACAGGCCCAGGGTATGGCCGATCTCGTGGGTCAGGGTCTGGCGTCCGTAGTTGCCGGTGCCGGGGGTCTCGTTGACTCGGTACTGGCTGTTGATCAGGTACCAGGACTGACCGTCGTAGCTGCCCCCGGATGGCAGGTAGGCAAAGGCCGCGCCACCGGTACTGACGTTGTAGTTGCCGAACGTCATGTGCCCGTCGCCGCCCTTGGCCGCCTCGGTGAAGCTGACATTGGCCACGTCCGCCCAGGACTGCATGGACAGCACGGCCTGGGCCTTCTGCAAGGCACTGAACTGGCTGAAGGTCCCCAGGGACGGGTTGTAGTTGGCAGGTTTGTCGGTGAGGAAGGTGTAGGTCAGGTCGATCTTGCCGTCGCCGTTCTTGTCGTGCCATGACAGGTTCTTGCGCAGGATCGAATCAGCCGCCTGGTCGGCGGTGAACGACGGCTTGCCGTTCACCAGGTCGCTGCCGCCACGATCATAGAGGTGACTGAAGGCCTGTACCTGTTGGTAGGCGTTGCTGGCTTGTGCGGCCGGGTCGGCCCAGTTCCAGGTGATTTCCGACAGTGCTTGTGACAGTGTCTTTGACATTGTTACGTCCTTGTTCCAGACAAAAGATATTCGATAGAACACAAACGACCCCGCCTGCGAGATCGTCCTATCACTCGCCCATAGAGGCGCTGAAAAACTGACACAGTCGTCGACGGCGAGTCCATGGTTTTTTTTGTCCGACAAACCCGCTGAATCCCTTGGATTCGAGGGGACATTTTCCACTCGCACGCGTACCGCACCGACGCTAGGCTAGGCACTTGTCCGGGGCCTGCCACGCCGCGTCCGCCCCCTTTCCTCGAGGAGTCCGAAATGCGCAATATCCTGCTGCTGGGCGCTTTGCTGATCGCCGCCGGTGCGGCCCAGGCCGAAGGTATCCCGCTGTTCAACGTCGCCTGTCCCGGCAACCTGGCCGTCAGCGCCGACCAGGGCGGGCCGGTCTATCTCAACGGCAAGGCGGTGGAGAGCCATGCCGTGGATGAACGGCATTTCCAGGTCAAAACGCCACAGGCGAGCCTGTCCATCAGTGTCGAGGACGACGATTCGGTGAGCGTGAAGTACACCGACAAACACGGCGCCAGCAGCCTGTGCGAGGCCGTCGACGACTGACCCTGTCCCTCACAGGGGCCTTCGCTGGCAGGCCTCAGAACAGTCCCATCTGCCCACCCACCAGGGTCGTGAAGTCGTCCTGCACGAAGGGCAGGATGGCGTCCGCCACCGGCTGCAACTGCCGGGTCAGGTAGTGCTCGTAGTCGATGGCGGCCCGGCGGTTTTCCAGGGGCTCCGGGCCGGCCAGGGTGATCACGTAGCTGATCCACCCGCCCTTCTGGTATTGCAGCGGGCGACCCTGTTCGCGGTTGTACTCGTCCGCCAGGCGCGCGGCACGGACATGGGGCGGGACGTTGCGCTCGTAATCGTCCAGGGGCCGGCGCAGGCGCTTGCGGTAGATCAGCAGGTCGTCCTGCTGGCCAGCCAGCGTGCGCTGCACATAGTCGCGTACGTAATCCTGGTACGGCTGGCGATGGAAGATGCGCTGGTACAGCTCCTGCTGGAACTCCCGGGCCAGCGGCGACCAGTCGGTACGCACGGTCTCCAGCCCCTTGTAGACCATTTCCTGGCGGCCATCGGCACGTTGCACCAGGCCGGCGTAGCGCTTCTTGCTGCCCTCCTCGGCCCCGCGGATGGTGGGCATCAGAAAGCGTTTGTAGTGGGTTTCGAACTGCAACTCCAGGGCGCTTTCCAGGCCGTACTGCTGGTGCAGATGATCACGCCACCACTGGTTGACGTGGGCCACCAGGGCACGGCCGATCTGCCCGGCCTGCTCCTCGTCATGCGCACTGCCAAGCCAGACGAAGGTGGAGTCGGTGTCGCCATAGATCACCTGGTGCCCCTGGGCTTCGATCAACTGCCGGGTGCGGGCCATGATCTCGTGCCCGCGCAGGGTGATGGACGAAGCCAGGCGTGGATCGAAGAAGCGACAGCCACTGGAGCCCAGGACCCCGTAGAAGGCGTTCATGATGATCTTCAGCGCCTGGGACAGCGGCGCATTGTGCTCGCGCTTGGCCACCTCCCGGCCTTCGGCGACCCGGGTGACGATGGACGGCAGGCAATGCCGGGTGCGAGAGAAGCGCGCCCCGCGAAAACCCGCCACCGAATGCTGCTCATCGGGCTGGCGCAGGCCCTCGACCAGCCCCACCGGGTCGATCAGGAAGCTGCGGATGATCGATGGGTACAGGCTCTTGTAGTCCAGCACCAGCACCGATTCGTAGAGCCCGGGCCGCGAGTCCATGACGAAACCACCGGGGCTGGCCTCGGGCGGCAGTTCGCCGAGGTTGGGGGCGACGAAACCCTGGCGGTGCATCAGCGGCATGTACAGGTGGGTGAAGGCCGCCACCGAACCGCCGCTGCGATCGGCGGGCAAGCCGGTGACCGTGGCCCGCTCCAGGAGGAAGGTCAGCAGTTCGGTCTTGGCGAAGATCCGCGTCACCAGCTCGCAGTCCTTGAGGTTGTAGCGGGCCAGGGCCGGCTTGTCCTCGGCGAACATGCGGTTGATCTCGTCCATGCGCTGGTAGGGGTTGTCGATGGACTTGCCCTCGCCAAGCAGGGTCTGGGCGACGTTCTCCAGGCTGAAGGACGGGAAGCTCCAGGTGGCCGAGCGCAGGGCCTCGATGCCGTCGATGATCAGCCGCCCCGCCGCCGAGGCGAAGTAATGGTTGTGGGTGGCATGCTCGCGCCAGTGCATTTCCTCGCCACCACGGCCCAGGCGCAGCGGCACGGCCAGGCGCCGGGCATGTTCATGCAGCACCCGCAGATCGAACTGCACCAGGTTCCAGCCAATGATCGCGTCGGGATCATGGTCGACCAGCCACTGGTTGAGCTTGTGCAGCAATTGCTCGCGGCTGGCGCAGAACTCGAGGTCGAAATCCACCGCGCTGTCGTCGGCCCGGGCCTTGCCGAGCATGTACACCTGGCGCTGGCCGCAGCCTTCCAGGGCAATGGAGTACAGCTCGCCACGCTCGCTGGTCTCGATGTCCAGGGACACCAGGCGCAGCCGCGGCCGATAGTCCGCCGCCGGCTTCATCTGCGCCTCCAGCAGCAACCCGTCCGGGCCGGGCTGGCCGCTGAACTGAACCGGTGCGGTGATGAAGCGTTCCATCAGGTAGCGCTCCGGCGGCCGAATGTCGGCTTCCAGCACTTCGACGCCGGCTCGACGCAGGGTCTTGTCCAGGCGCATCAGCTGGTTGTGCTGCGGGCAATACAGGCCCAGCACCGGGCGCTGGTGGAAATCGCGCAGCTGCAGGGGGCGCAGTTCGACATCCGGGTCATCGGCCAGCAGGCGTTCGGCCTGGGGTCGCTGCACGGCCGGGATGAAGGCCACGGAAGTCTGCAACGGCAAGCGCAGGTGACGCGGCCCCTGGTCGGTGGCCAGCCAGAATTCGACTTCCGTACCGGCTGGCGTATCGCGCCAGTGCCGCGTCAGGACGAAGCCTTGT
Coding sequences:
- a CDS encoding DNA polymerase II translates to MDVQQGFVLTRHWRDTPAGTEVEFWLATDQGPRHLRLPLQTSVAFIPAVQRPQAERLLADDPDVELRPLQLRDFHQRPVLGLYCPQHNQLMRLDKTLRRAGVEVLEADIRPPERYLMERFITAPVQFSGQPGPDGLLLEAQMKPAADYRPRLRLVSLDIETSERGELYSIALEGCGQRQVYMLGKARADDSAVDFDLEFCASREQLLHKLNQWLVDHDPDAIIGWNLVQFDLRVLHEHARRLAVPLRLGRGGEEMHWREHATHNHYFASAAGRLIIDGIEALRSATWSFPSFSLENVAQTLLGEGKSIDNPYQRMDEINRMFAEDKPALARYNLKDCELVTRIFAKTELLTFLLERATVTGLPADRSGGSVAAFTHLYMPLMHRQGFVAPNLGELPPEASPGGFVMDSRPGLYESVLVLDYKSLYPSIIRSFLIDPVGLVEGLRQPDEQHSVAGFRGARFSRTRHCLPSIVTRVAEGREVAKREHNAPLSQALKIIMNAFYGVLGSSGCRFFDPRLASSITLRGHEIMARTRQLIEAQGHQVIYGDTDSTFVWLGSAHDEEQAGQIGRALVAHVNQWWRDHLHQQYGLESALELQFETHYKRFLMPTIRGAEEGSKKRYAGLVQRADGRQEMVYKGLETVRTDWSPLAREFQQELYQRIFHRQPYQDYVRDYVQRTLAGQQDDLLIYRKRLRRPLDDYERNVPPHVRAARLADEYNREQGRPLQYQKGGWISYVITLAGPEPLENRRAAIDYEHYLTRQLQPVADAILPFVQDDFTTLVGGQMGLF